From Spartinivicinus ruber, the proteins below share one genomic window:
- a CDS encoding DUF4349 domain-containing protein → MIKSADIEFDVKEPATAAEKVKEMVAQESGYTDNIRDYNQEDISMVVKVPERKLELFVEQISSLGNVTSKSFNSEDVTEEMINIEANIANLSALRERFWSLLNKATEANDILKIEKELNRIQTELDSIEGRRKSLKN, encoded by the coding sequence TCTGCTGATATTGAATTTGATGTAAAAGAGCCTGCTACTGCTGCCGAAAAGGTGAAAGAAATGGTAGCACAGGAATCTGGTTATACTGATAATATTCGAGATTACAATCAAGAAGATATCTCGATGGTTGTGAAGGTTCCTGAAAGGAAGCTAGAGTTGTTTGTAGAGCAAATTTCTTCATTAGGTAACGTTACTTCAAAATCATTTAACTCTGAAGATGTAACAGAAGAGATGATTAATATAGAAGCTAATATAGCTAACTTATCAGCACTTAGAGAAAGATTTTGGTCTCTATTAAATAAAGCCACAGAAGCAAACGATATTCTAAAAATTGAAAAAGAGCTGAATCGAATCCAGACTGAGTTAGATTCAATTGAAGGCCGTCGTAAGAGTTTGAAAAACTGA